The Kineothrix sp. MB12-C1 genome includes a window with the following:
- a CDS encoding valine--tRNA ligase gives MSKELAKTYDPNGIEDRLYEKWMEKKYFHAEVDRSKKPFTIVIPPPNITGQLHMGHALDNTMQDILIRFKRMQGYNALWQPGTDHASIATEVKIIEKMKEEGISKEDLGRDGFLERAWEWKKEYGGRIIGQLKKLGSSCDWDRERFTMDEGCNKAVTEVFCKLHEKGWIYKGSRIINWCPVCNTSISDAEVEYEEQDGHFWHIKYSLLEENGEVSRTEFLEFATTRPETMLGDTAVAVNPEDDRYKHLIGRKVRLPFVEREIPIVGDSYVDMEFGTGVVKITPAHDPNDFEVGRRHGLPEVNIMNDDATINENGGKFQGMDRYEARKAIVKELEEMGLLVKVEAHSHNVGTHDRCKTTIEPMIKKQWFVKMDELIKPAVEAVKSGDIQLVPERMEKTYFNWTDNIRDWCISRQLWWGHRIPAYYCDDCQETIVAKEAPGVCPKCGSTHLTQDEDTLDTWFSSALWPFSTLGWPEKTEDLDYFYPTDVLVTGYDIIFFWVIRMIFSGFEQMGEKPFKTVLFHGLIRDSQGRKMSKSLGNGIDPLEIIEKYGADALRLTLVTGNAPGNDMRFYYERVESSRNFANKVWNASRFIMMNMEGKNIGNVTADMLEPVDKWILSKLNLLIKEATDNMEHFELGIAVQKVYDFIWDEFCDWYIEMVKPRLYNSDNESSQNAALWTLKTALLSALKLLHPYMPFLTEEIFCSLQTEEESIMISSWPAYREAWNFAKEEKDIEIIKEAVRGIRNVRTQMNVAPSRKAKVYVVSEKDDILSAFTEGKLFFSSLAYASEVGIQKDKEGIEDDAVSVMIPGAALYIPFAELVDIKQEIERLEKEEKRLQGELARVNGMLSNERFISKAPEAKIQEEKEKLEKYAQMLEQVSLRLQQLGK, from the coding sequence ATGAGCAAAGAGTTAGCAAAGACCTATGATCCCAATGGAATTGAAGACAGATTATATGAGAAGTGGATGGAGAAGAAGTATTTCCATGCCGAGGTGGACAGAAGCAAGAAACCGTTTACGATAGTGATTCCACCCCCAAATATTACAGGACAGCTTCATATGGGGCATGCGCTGGATAATACGATGCAGGATATTTTGATTCGTTTTAAGAGGATGCAGGGATATAATGCACTTTGGCAGCCGGGAACGGATCATGCGTCCATTGCGACAGAAGTGAAGATTATTGAGAAGATGAAAGAAGAGGGAATCAGTAAGGAAGACCTTGGACGTGATGGCTTTTTAGAGCGTGCATGGGAGTGGAAGAAGGAGTATGGCGGAAGAATTATCGGTCAGCTCAAGAAACTCGGCTCCTCCTGTGATTGGGACAGAGAGCGTTTCACTATGGATGAAGGTTGTAATAAAGCTGTTACAGAAGTATTCTGTAAACTGCATGAAAAAGGATGGATTTATAAAGGCAGCAGAATTATTAACTGGTGTCCGGTATGTAATACGTCCATTTCCGATGCAGAAGTGGAATATGAAGAACAGGATGGCCACTTCTGGCATATTAAATATTCACTTCTAGAAGAGAATGGAGAAGTAAGCCGTACAGAATTCTTAGAATTTGCTACGACTCGTCCGGAGACGATGCTCGGAGATACAGCAGTTGCGGTGAATCCTGAGGATGATAGGTACAAACATTTAATAGGAAGAAAGGTACGCCTTCCTTTCGTAGAAAGAGAGATTCCTATTGTAGGAGACTCTTATGTAGATATGGAGTTCGGTACGGGAGTGGTGAAGATTACGCCGGCTCACGACCCCAATGACTTCGAGGTAGGAAGAAGACATGGCCTGCCGGAAGTTAACATTATGAATGACGATGCTACCATCAATGAAAACGGTGGAAAGTTCCAGGGAATGGATCGTTATGAAGCGAGAAAGGCTATTGTAAAAGAGCTGGAAGAAATGGGACTTTTGGTAAAGGTGGAGGCTCATTCTCATAATGTAGGTACTCATGACAGATGTAAAACGACAATCGAACCTATGATTAAAAAGCAGTGGTTCGTTAAGATGGATGAACTGATTAAGCCTGCGGTAGAAGCCGTTAAGTCTGGAGATATCCAGCTCGTTCCTGAGCGTATGGAGAAGACCTATTTCAATTGGACGGATAATATCCGCGATTGGTGCATCAGCCGTCAATTGTGGTGGGGACATAGAATTCCGGCTTATTACTGCGATGATTGTCAGGAGACAATCGTAGCGAAGGAAGCGCCGGGTGTATGCCCGAAATGTGGAAGTACACATCTTACGCAGGATGAGGATACGTTGGATACATGGTTTTCCTCTGCGTTATGGCCCTTCTCTACATTAGGCTGGCCGGAAAAAACGGAAGATTTGGACTATTTTTATCCAACGGATGTTCTCGTAACAGGATATGATATTATTTTCTTCTGGGTAATCCGCATGATTTTCTCTGGATTTGAGCAGATGGGTGAGAAACCGTTTAAGACGGTATTGTTCCACGGATTGATCAGGGATTCTCAGGGACGCAAGATGAGCAAGTCTCTCGGAAACGGTATTGATCCCTTGGAAATCATAGAGAAATACGGTGCGGATGCGCTGCGTTTGACCTTGGTTACGGGAAATGCGCCGGGCAATGATATGCGTTTCTATTATGAAAGAGTGGAATCCAGCCGTAACTTCGCCAATAAGGTATGGAATGCTTCCCGTTTTATTATGATGAATATGGAAGGGAAGAACATTGGAAATGTAACTGCGGATATGCTGGAACCGGTGGATAAGTGGATATTATCGAAGCTTAACCTGTTGATAAAGGAAGCCACCGATAACATGGAGCATTTCGAGTTAGGAATAGCGGTACAGAAGGTATATGATTTCATATGGGATGAGTTCTGCGATTGGTACATCGAGATGGTGAAACCGAGACTCTATAATTCGGATAACGAGTCGAGCCAGAACGCGGCACTTTGGACTTTGAAGACCGCACTTCTAAGTGCGTTGAAGTTGCTCCATCCTTATATGCCATTTTTGACAGAAGAAATCTTCTGTTCTCTGCAAACTGAAGAAGAATCGATTATGATCTCCTCTTGGCCGGCATACCGGGAAGCGTGGAATTTCGCGAAAGAAGAAAAAGACATAGAGATTATTAAGGAAGCGGTACGTGGAATAAGGAATGTCAGAACGCAGATGAATGTGGCTCCCAGCAGAAAGGCTAAGGTATATGTAGTAAGCGAGAAAGACGATATTCTCTCCGCATTTACGGAAGGAAAACTCTTTTTCTCTTCCTTAGCTTATGCTTCGGAAGTAGGAATTCAGAAGGATAAAGAGGGAATTGAAGACGATGCGGTATCCGTGATGATTCCGGGAGCGGCGTTATATATTCCTTTTGCTGAGCTGGTAGATATTAAACAGGAGATAGAGCGCCTTGAAAAAGAAGAAAAACGTCTGCAGGGAGAGCTTGCCAGAGTAAATGGAATGTTAAGCAATGAGAGATTCATTTCTAAGGCGCCTGAGGCAAAGATTCAGGAAGAAAAAGAAAAATTAGAAAAATATGCACAGATGCTGGAGCAAGTATCTCTTCGTTTACAGCAGCTTGGGAAATAG
- a CDS encoding bifunctional folylpolyglutamate synthase/dihydrofolate synthase: protein MKTYLEAEEYLLDVPRFTKKNTLEDTSRFLESLGNPGIGRKVIHVAGTNGKGSVCAYLCSILSKAGYRVGMFSSPHLVEMRERFRIDGTVVGEEAFVHAFTKVSEHIGAMRTSKGDCYHPTFFEFLFFMGMLLFEEEEVDYILLETGLGGRLDATNVVPKPVLTVITEIGMDHMEYLGETIPEIAMEKAGILKPGVPVVFCDKRTEASKVIIKRAKSLGIQAFSVSAEDYLNVNLTNKSIDFSFRSRYYDYIRLMVRTKALYQVENAAIAARCIEVLNNETVTLEHLRTGIESMVWEGRMEEVMPGIFLEGAHNEDGIYAFLETVKVDSCEGKRYLLFSAVSDKDYASMVRMLSKERLFHFTAVTKLGSGRAAPLDKLCEAFAHSSSEYEFFESTKDAFTFLLEKKKEQDSIYIAGSLYLVGEIKELLRRRTDD from the coding sequence ATGAAGACCTATTTGGAAGCAGAAGAATATCTTTTGGATGTACCGAGATTTACTAAAAAGAATACACTTGAGGATACGAGTCGATTCCTGGAGTCTTTAGGCAATCCGGGAATCGGGAGAAAGGTAATTCATGTGGCAGGCACAAACGGAAAAGGTTCCGTTTGTGCTTACTTGTGCTCGATTCTTTCTAAGGCAGGTTACCGTGTAGGAATGTTTTCCTCCCCTCATCTTGTAGAAATGAGAGAGCGTTTCCGAATTGATGGAACTGTGGTGGGAGAGGAAGCGTTTGTTCATGCATTTACGAAGGTATCGGAACATATTGGCGCAATGAGAACCTCTAAGGGTGATTGTTATCATCCGACCTTTTTCGAGTTTCTATTTTTTATGGGGATGCTTCTTTTTGAGGAAGAAGAGGTGGATTATATCCTGTTGGAAACAGGGCTCGGCGGCAGGCTGGATGCCACTAATGTAGTACCAAAGCCTGTGCTGACGGTAATTACCGAGATTGGAATGGATCATATGGAATACCTGGGTGAGACGATACCCGAGATTGCCATGGAAAAGGCAGGAATTCTTAAGCCCGGTGTCCCCGTCGTTTTTTGCGATAAAAGAACGGAGGCATCGAAGGTAATCATAAAAAGGGCCAAAAGCCTTGGAATACAGGCATTCTCAGTGAGTGCGGAGGACTATCTTAATGTTAATTTAACAAATAAAAGCATTGATTTTTCCTTCCGTTCTCGTTATTATGATTATATTAGACTTATGGTAAGAACAAAAGCGCTGTATCAGGTGGAGAATGCAGCTATTGCAGCCAGGTGTATCGAAGTACTTAACAACGAAACTGTTACTTTGGAGCATCTGAGGACAGGCATTGAAAGCATGGTATGGGAAGGCAGAATGGAAGAAGTGATGCCGGGGATATTCTTAGAAGGAGCCCATAATGAGGATGGCATCTATGCTTTTTTAGAGACAGTGAAGGTCGATTCGTGTGAAGGGAAGCGATATCTTCTGTTTTCTGCGGTCTCTGATAAGGATTATGCATCCATGGTACGTATGTTATCCAAGGAGCGTCTCTTTCATTTTACGGCGGTGACGAAGCTGGGCAGCGGCCGGGCAGCACCCCTTGATAAATTATGTGAGGCGTTTGCACATAGCAGTAGTGAATATGAATTTTTCGAAAGTACAAAAGATGCATTTACTTTTTTATTAGAGAAGAAAAAAGAGCAGGATTCTATATATATAGCCGGTTCCCTGTATCTGGTAGGAGAAATCAAGGAACTGTTAAGGAGGAGAACGGATGATTAA
- a CDS encoding tetratricopeptide repeat protein translates to MSISNRFYNDGLEKAGVRDLSGAIISLRQSLKFNKHNIEARNLLGLVYFEMGEVVSALGEWVISKNLRPKKNIADDYIDMIQSNQARLDSINQTIKKYNQALVYCRQNSLDLATIQLKKVLSLNPKLVKAHQLLALLYINGEEWDKARKELNKCIQIDTNNTMTLRYLKEVEHMLAPEEGAKAASKKKSQTKDAVVYQSGNETIIQPVNVKESRGVSSLINMGIGIIIGIAIAGFLILPARIQSAKATVNDELRVVSEQLDAKTATIDEMEQQVSTLTEENAKLKGDLEGYIGTDGALQATDQLLLAAGAYLQDASDIMAVSGYLDDIDVESLGDAASEAFTGLYGTLTGLIGPELAKTYYNDGYKDYQQEKYASAIPKLARAYQYDETNGDALFYLANSYRKNGNEDKAKEAYTKFIESFPGTERANRSKAYLAEMNNGD, encoded by the coding sequence ATGTCTATATCCAATCGGTTTTACAACGATGGATTAGAAAAAGCAGGAGTGAGGGATCTGTCGGGCGCGATTATCAGCCTGCGTCAGAGCCTTAAGTTCAACAAACATAATATCGAAGCGAGAAATCTGTTAGGTCTTGTTTATTTCGAGATGGGTGAAGTGGTATCGGCGCTCGGTGAGTGGGTCATCAGCAAGAATCTTCGTCCTAAGAAGAATATTGCAGACGATTATATAGATATGATTCAGAGCAATCAGGCAAGACTCGATTCTATCAATCAGACGATTAAGAAGTATAATCAGGCCCTCGTATATTGCAGGCAGAATAGTTTGGATCTTGCGACTATTCAATTGAAAAAGGTACTTTCTTTGAACCCGAAGCTGGTCAAGGCACATCAGCTTTTAGCGCTTTTGTATATTAACGGCGAGGAATGGGATAAGGCTAGAAAAGAGCTGAATAAATGCATTCAAATCGATACCAATAATACGATGACATTGCGCTACTTGAAAGAAGTAGAACATATGCTCGCTCCGGAAGAGGGGGCTAAAGCCGCTTCGAAGAAGAAAAGTCAGACGAAGGATGCAGTGGTCTATCAAAGCGGTAATGAGACGATTATTCAGCCTGTGAATGTCAAGGAATCAAGAGGAGTATCTTCCCTTATCAATATGGGAATCGGAATTATTATCGGTATTGCTATTGCAGGCTTTCTTATCCTGCCTGCGCGGATACAATCAGCGAAGGCAACGGTGAACGATGAGCTGAGAGTGGTGAGCGAACAATTGGATGCCAAGACAGCAACAATCGATGAGATGGAGCAACAGGTGAGTACCTTGACAGAAGAAAATGCCAAGCTGAAAGGGGATCTGGAGGGATATATTGGAACAGACGGCGCTTTGCAGGCGACGGATCAGCTTCTTCTTGCAGCCGGCGCTTACTTGCAGGATGCTTCGGATATTATGGCAGTATCGGGTTATCTCGATGATATCGATGTGGAAAGTTTAGGAGATGCAGCTTCCGAAGCATTTACCGGGTTATATGGAACGCTTACCGGATTAATCGGGCCGGAACTCGCGAAGACCTATTATAACGACGGCTATAAAGATTATCAACAGGAGAAGTATGCCAGCGCGATTCCGAAATTGGCGAGGGCTTATCAATACGATGAAACTAACGGAGATGCTCTGTTCTACCTGGCTAACTCATATAGGAAAAATGGAAATGAAGATAAGGCGAAGGAAGCATATACCAAATTCATCGAATCCTTCCCCGGAACAGAGCGGGCGAACCGTTCAAAAGCGTATCTGGCGGAAATGAATAACGGCGATTAA
- a CDS encoding STAS domain-containing protein: MEENFKVIDNYLMVRMPEEIDHHQSSYISENADRFIMHNSVSNVVFDFEDTKFMDSSGIGIIMGRYKKISCFGGKVFAVNMDRRIRHLLMISGLHKIVEIMD, encoded by the coding sequence ATGGAAGAGAATTTCAAAGTAATCGACAATTATCTTATGGTGAGGATGCCGGAGGAGATCGATCATCACCAATCGTCGTACATAAGCGAAAATGCAGACCGTTTTATTATGCATAATAGTGTGAGCAATGTAGTATTCGATTTTGAGGATACGAAGTTTATGGATAGTTCCGGAATAGGAATTATTATGGGAAGATATAAGAAGATTTCTTGCTTTGGCGGTAAGGTGTTTGCAGTTAATATGGACAGGCGGATCAGACATCTTTTGATGATATCAGGCTTACATAAAATAGTGGAAATCATGGACTAG
- the spoIIAB gene encoding anti-sigma F factor, whose amino-acid sequence MKNEMKMKFDAVSENESFARISVAAFISFLNPTLEEMSDVKTAVSEAVTNAIIHGYDGKKDGKVEINCSIEKDVLHIEIIDKGNGIENIEKAMEPLFTTKPELNRSGMGFPFMEAFMDDLEVVSEVGKGTTVQMKKKIGCTPWIEDEE is encoded by the coding sequence ATGAAAAATGAAATGAAGATGAAATTTGATGCGGTGTCGGAAAATGAATCTTTTGCAAGGATATCCGTAGCAGCTTTTATATCATTCTTAAACCCTACTCTGGAGGAAATGTCGGATGTAAAGACGGCGGTATCGGAGGCGGTGACGAATGCAATTATTCACGGATATGATGGAAAAAAAGATGGCAAGGTGGAAATTAATTGTTCCATTGAGAAAGATGTATTACATATTGAAATTATCGATAAAGGGAATGGCATCGAAAATATAGAAAAGGCCATGGAGCCATTGTTTACAACGAAGCCGGAGTTAAATAGATCCGGAATGGGTTTCCCCTTTATGGAAGCATTTATGGATGACTTAGAAGTGGTATCTGAAGTGGGAAAGGGAACGACGGTACAGATGAAGAAGAAAATAGGCTGTACCCCGTGGATAGAGGATGAGGAGTAG
- a CDS encoding SigF/SigG family RNA polymerase sporulation sigma factor: MEEVTALIAKSQAGDKEAREILIEKNLGLVHHIVKRFLGRGYEAEDLFQIGSIGLIKAIDKFDLSFDVKFSTYAVPMISGEIKRFLRDDGMVKVSRTLKENGWKVKQAAERIIREQGREATLEEIAALTELTVEDIVMAMEANVEVESIYKSVYQSEGNEIYLVDKLPEKKDANEKLLNHMLLEQLMGELKEEERKLIILRYFQDKTQVEVAKRLGISQVQVSRMEKRILVRMRESLI, from the coding sequence ATGGAGGAAGTAACAGCCCTGATTGCCAAATCACAAGCTGGTGATAAAGAAGCAAGAGAGATACTGATAGAGAAAAATCTGGGGCTGGTTCATCATATTGTAAAGCGCTTTTTAGGAAGAGGCTATGAAGCGGAGGATTTATTCCAGATAGGGAGCATCGGATTGATCAAAGCCATCGATAAATTCGATTTATCCTTTGATGTGAAGTTCTCCACTTATGCGGTCCCTATGATCAGCGGAGAAATCAAACGTTTTCTGCGGGATGATGGAATGGTGAAGGTGAGCAGAACGTTAAAGGAGAATGGCTGGAAGGTGAAGCAGGCGGCAGAAAGAATCATAAGAGAACAAGGCAGAGAAGCGACTCTCGAAGAAATTGCGGCCCTTACAGAACTGACGGTGGAAGATATCGTAATGGCTATGGAGGCGAATGTGGAGGTGGAATCCATTTACAAATCGGTATATCAGTCCGAGGGAAATGAAATCTATCTGGTAGATAAGCTGCCTGAGAAAAAGGATGCCAACGAAAAGTTGTTAAACCATATGCTATTGGAGCAATTAATGGGTGAACTGAAAGAGGAGGAGAGGAAGCTTATTATTTTAAGATATTTTCAGGACAAGACTCAGGTAGAAGTGGCGAAAAGGCTGGGAATCAGTCAGGTACAGGTAAGCCGTATGGAAAAAAGGATTTTAGTCCGTATGAGAGAAAGTCTCATATAG
- a CDS encoding chorismate--pyruvate lyase: MNVFDYVVVNIEGDYANLRRIDNVDEELKLVARALLPEEITEGTKLHYEYMEYTII; the protein is encoded by the coding sequence ATGAATGTATTCGATTACGTGGTGGTTAATATAGAAGGGGACTATGCTAATTTAAGGCGCATAGATAATGTGGATGAGGAGCTTAAGCTTGTTGCGAGGGCTCTTTTGCCGGAGGAGATTACAGAGGGAACGAAGCTTCATTACGAATACATGGAATATACGATTATCTAG
- a CDS encoding stage V sporulation protein AA, whose translation MASETLYLKARRNVEVTTEDVFFKDVAQVYCADSHITAKVKSIKIHRFGEKGQTRQVFGVLKLIEMIEQACPNVDVENIGETDILVKRVKADKKKGFLVFLKIFFVAGISFFGTAFTIMAFHNDVGIHQVFSKVYELVMGEAAGGYTILELSYSIGLSVGIIVFFNHIGGRRITKDPTPIEVEMRIYEQDVDNALVETADREGKTIDVS comes from the coding sequence ATGGCGTCAGAAACTCTTTATTTAAAAGCGAGGCGGAACGTAGAGGTTACTACGGAAGATGTATTTTTTAAGGATGTGGCTCAGGTATATTGTGCGGATTCCCATATTACGGCGAAAGTGAAATCGATAAAGATTCACCGTTTCGGCGAAAAGGGACAGACGCGCCAAGTGTTTGGCGTGCTGAAATTAATAGAAATGATAGAACAAGCTTGTCCGAATGTGGATGTGGAGAATATCGGAGAGACGGATATTCTCGTTAAGCGTGTGAAGGCGGATAAGAAAAAAGGATTTTTAGTATTTCTTAAAATATTTTTTGTGGCGGGGATTAGTTTCTTCGGTACCGCATTTACAATTATGGCCTTCCATAACGATGTAGGGATTCACCAAGTATTCAGCAAGGTATATGAACTTGTGATGGGAGAGGCCGCGGGAGGTTATACGATTTTAGAACTGTCTTATTCTATCGGGCTTTCCGTCGGGATTATCGTATTTTTTAACCACATCGGCGGACGGAGAATTACCAAGGATCCTACGCCAATAGAGGTAGAAATGCGCATCTACGAACAAGATGTGGATAACGCCTTGGTGGAAACTGCAGACAGGGAGGGAAAGACCATTGATGTTTCTTAA
- a CDS encoding stage V sporulation protein AB, with translation MFLKQLLLGAMGLSFGFFASGGVFTVLVSVGLIPRFAGKLHVGRKVILFEEAVIAGTIFGCFLSIFSRYGRIGDFVIEKHLFGEVYTEAVWHVAGTGILMVSGSLAGIFIGCLALAIAEMLNSIPIFSRRIGFRHGLGIAVLAMALGKVAGSLIYFIKAIYLHGGM, from the coding sequence ATGTTTCTTAAACAGCTTTTGCTGGGTGCTATGGGACTGAGTTTCGGTTTTTTTGCCTCAGGCGGTGTCTTTACTGTTCTGGTATCCGTCGGTCTAATCCCCAGATTCGCAGGGAAGTTACACGTTGGCCGGAAAGTTATCCTCTTTGAAGAGGCGGTAATCGCGGGAACTATATTTGGTTGTTTTTTAAGTATTTTCAGCCGCTATGGAAGGATTGGCGACTTCGTTATTGAGAAGCATTTATTTGGAGAGGTGTATACGGAGGCGGTCTGGCATGTGGCAGGTACAGGAATTCTTATGGTATCCGGCTCGCTGGCGGGAATCTTTATAGGCTGTCTGGCTTTGGCTATTGCAGAAATGCTTAACTCCATTCCTATTTTCTCGAGAAGAATTGGTTTCCGGCACGGACTCGGCATCGCAGTGCTTGCGATGGCCTTGGGTAAGGTCGCCGGAAGCCTTATATATTTTATAAAGGCCATTTATCTACATGGGGGAATGTAA
- a CDS encoding SpoVA/SpoVAEb family sporulation membrane protein: protein MEEQIKQEYQEYVKEVTPTHNLWVQMLKAFLVGGIICVIGQFILNYCTQTLGLDKETAGSWNSLLLILMSILLTGINVYPSIVKFGGAGALVPITGFANSVAAPAIEFKKEGQVFGIGCKIFTIAGPVILYGIVTSWVLGLLYWLGKSFGWF from the coding sequence ATGGAAGAGCAGATAAAGCAGGAATATCAAGAATATGTCAAAGAGGTCACCCCGACTCATAACTTGTGGGTGCAGATGTTGAAGGCATTTCTGGTAGGAGGAATCATATGTGTCATCGGTCAGTTTATCTTGAACTACTGCACACAGACACTGGGACTAGATAAAGAGACGGCAGGCAGTTGGAATTCCCTCCTTCTTATATTGATGAGTATTTTGCTCACCGGTATCAATGTTTATCCCAGTATTGTAAAGTTTGGAGGGGCAGGGGCCCTTGTTCCGATTACAGGATTTGCCAACTCTGTGGCAGCCCCTGCCATTGAATTCAAAAAAGAGGGACAAGTATTCGGTATCGGATGCAAAATATTTACGATAGCCGGACCTGTGATTTTATATGGTATTGTTACGAGCTGGGTTCTTGGTTTATTGTATTGGCTGGGAAAAAGCTTCGGATGGTTCTAA
- a CDS encoding MATE family efflux transporter produces the protein MKTKSRFYQQTFKLVIPIVIQNLLSAAVSSADVIMLNSVGQSSIAAASLAAQYSSILFMVYYGLGTGATMLCAQYYGKGDMRAIEAVEGIALRFSLVISILFAVCAFSIPHLMMRIFTNDVELIALGALFLRYMSVSYLCWGLIEIYLSILRSIGRVVIGTVLNSVTISFDIFLNAVFIFGLFGAPKLGIIGVALSTSISRVLELIACFVISYYSKDIKLNLKLMFIHNKLLLKDFFRLSLPALANDVSWGVAFSMYSVIIGHLGADAVAANSFVSVIRNFGTIFCFGVASAGGILLGKEIGENRLDDARTNAKKLMRLTVLSGLLGGLLVLIAIPFVLKYAALTDTALHYLKYMLFINTYYVMGAAVNTTLIAGVFRAGGDSRFGFICDTIDMWCYAVPLGFIAAFVLRLPVLWVYFLLCTDEFVKWPWVIKHYKSGKWLKNITRDNLFEDA, from the coding sequence ATGAAGACTAAAAGTAGATTTTATCAACAGACATTTAAACTGGTAATTCCCATCGTTATACAGAACTTACTAAGTGCTGCGGTAAGCTCCGCGGATGTTATTATGCTTAATTCGGTAGGACAGAGCTCTATTGCAGCAGCATCTCTCGCAGCCCAATATTCCAGTATTTTATTCATGGTTTATTATGGTCTGGGAACGGGTGCAACTATGTTGTGCGCGCAATATTATGGAAAGGGAGATATGCGTGCAATCGAAGCGGTGGAAGGAATCGCACTTCGCTTCTCTCTGGTCATCTCCATTCTATTCGCGGTTTGCGCCTTTAGCATTCCGCACCTTATGATGAGAATTTTCACTAACGATGTTGAATTGATCGCATTAGGAGCTCTCTTTTTGCGTTATATGAGCGTCAGCTATTTATGCTGGGGCTTAATTGAAATCTACCTTTCCATCCTAAGAAGTATCGGGAGGGTCGTTATCGGCACGGTACTCAATTCCGTTACGATCAGCTTCGACATCTTTCTGAATGCTGTATTTATTTTCGGTTTGTTCGGCGCCCCTAAGCTCGGCATCATCGGTGTTGCACTCTCCACTTCTATTTCTCGTGTGCTGGAATTGATTGCATGTTTCGTCATATCCTATTACAGCAAGGATATTAAACTTAACTTGAAACTTATGTTCATCCACAATAAATTGCTGCTTAAGGATTTTTTCCGCTTATCCTTACCGGCTCTTGCCAACGATGTTTCCTGGGGCGTTGCATTTTCCATGTATTCGGTTATCATCGGTCATCTCGGGGCAGATGCCGTCGCTGCCAACTCCTTCGTTTCTGTCATTCGTAATTTCGGCACGATCTTCTGTTTCGGGGTTGCCAGTGCAGGAGGTATTTTATTAGGCAAAGAAATTGGCGAGAACCGTCTGGATGACGCCCGCACCAATGCAAAAAAATTAATGAGACTTACGGTTCTCAGCGGGCTGTTGGGAGGACTTCTCGTTTTAATCGCTATTCCCTTTGTCCTGAAATATGCAGCGCTAACCGATACGGCTCTTCATTATTTAAAATATATGCTCTTTATCAATACATATTATGTTATGGGAGCCGCTGTCAACACAACGTTGATTGCCGGAGTTTTCCGAGCCGGTGGCGACAGTCGTTTCGGCTTTATCTGCGATACCATCGACATGTGGTGCTATGCCGTACCGTTAGGTTTCATCGCCGCCTTTGTCTTGCGTCTCCCCGTCCTATGGGTATACTTTTTGCTCTGCACCGATGAGTTCGTCAAATGGCCATGGGTCATAAAACATTACAAGAGCGGAAAATGGTTAAAGAATATTACACGAGATAATTTATTTGAGGATGCCTAA